Proteins co-encoded in one Papaver somniferum cultivar HN1 chromosome 5, ASM357369v1, whole genome shotgun sequence genomic window:
- the LOC113278019 gene encoding bidirectional sugar transporter SWEET3a-like gives MSPLMSAMLVVICCLTFEVEDRLVRKAIVGSIGLVVSIAMYGSPLVAVERVLRTKSVEYMPFNLSLFSFLTCLSWLSPNFLGVPLGILQLVVYFIYRGETEIVEKPIKIYDIENGSSFFLTTPLIVEILDKDDNNNDDGINDI, from the exons ATGTCACCATTGATGTCCGCAATGCTTGTGGTGATATGTTGTTTAACATTCGAGGTGGAAGATCGACTAGTCCGTAAAGCCATAGTTGGGAGCATAGGTTTAGTAGTTTCCATTGCAATGTACGGATCTCCTCTGGTAGCTGTG GAACGAGTTCTTCGAACAAAGAGTGTCGAGTACATGCCGTTCAATTTATCCCTCTTCTCATTCCTCACTTGTTTGTCTTGGTTG TCTCCAAATTTCTTAGGAGTTCCATTGGGAATCCTCCAGCTTGTAGTATATTTTATATACAGAGGAGAAACAGAAATAGTTGAAAAACCGATCAAGATATATGATATAGAGAACGGAAGCTCATTTTTCCTTACTACACCTCTAATTGTAGAAATACTCGACAAGGATgacaacaacaatgatgatggtatCAACGATATATGA